DNA from Methylobacterium currus:
ACCAATTTGAAAGATGTCGTTCTGCTCCGCGCGGCGCGGTTTCAAAGAAGGATGTCGCTGTCTGCTCGCGAATTCGGAGCAAACCCTTCTCAGATCGTGAGGCGTGTACCGGGACCGAGGCGGCGCAGGAGCCGGACGAGATCGGGGCGGCGCAGGGCCACGCAGCCCTCGGTCGGCCGGAAGCCGGGGCGGGCGACGTGCAGGAAGATGGCGCTGCCGCGGCCGGGACGGATCGGGCCGCGATTGTAGTCGAGGTCGATCACGAGGTCGTAGAGCCCGTCGTCGCGCCACATTTTCTCGGCGCTGATGCCGGGGGCAGGAAGGGGGATGGGACGGTTGTAGCGCCGGTCGCGGGGCTCGTCGCACCAGCCGTCCTGCGGGCGGATGCGGCGCAAGGGGAGGGGGGTCGCGGGCCGCACCCCGAGCCGGTCCGGCCGGTAGAAGCCGCCGCGCAGGCGAAACGTCCCGCGGGGCGAGGCGCCGTCGCCCTCGCGCTTGGCGCGCGTCTGGCCGCCCTTGCCGAGGGCGCAGGGGATCAGGACCGGGCCGGCGATCAGGGTGCCGCGTCGTCGGTCGAGGGGATTCGAGCGGACCCGCAGGTGCGGGAGGGTGATGCGCTTCATGGGGACCGTCTTACGGCGCCGGCTCAGACGCCGTCGAGGGGACCTGCGAGGGGACCTGCGAGGGGAGCCGCGAGGGGAGCGTGACAGGACGCCCCGTCCGACCGAGAATGGCACGGCCTCGATCCGAGCCGTCCCCCGAGCCATTCCCGACGACATGCCTTCGCCGAACCCGCTTCCCGATCCTGCGCCGGACTGGCTCGGCTGGCTGCCGCCACGCCTCGTCGCGGTCGATGTCGAGACGACGGGGCTCGCCGAGACCGACCGGGTGGTGAGCTTCGGCGCCATGGCGCTCGCCACCGCCTCCCTCGCCGCCGGCGCTCCGGAGATCGCCTGCCACCACCTGATCTTCGATCCCGGCCGGGCGAGCCATCCGAGGGCCGAGGCGGTGCACGGCTACGACGACTGGCTCCTGCGCCACCAGGACCCGGCCGGCCTGTATGCCGGCGCCCTGGCGGACCTCCTCGCCGGGGCCGACCTGATCGTGGCCCACAACGCCGCCTTCGATCTCGGCTTCCTCAACCGTGAGCTCGCCGCCGCCGGGCTGCCGCCGATTCGGCCTCGGGTCTACTGCACCATGGAGGCCTATCGCCGCCGGGGCGAGAAGGGGCGGGCCGCCCTCGACGCTTTGTGCCGGCGCATCGGCCTTGCCCGGGTGGGCACCCGCCACGGCGCGCTCGAGGATGCCTGGCTGGCGCTCCGGGCCTATCTCTGGCTCCAGGCCTGCCCGGTGGCGGTGGCGCGCCCGGATCTCGCCGCGCCGAGCAACCTGCGGCCCGTCCCGCCGCGCCCCGAGGGCCCGCTGCCGCCCCGCGCCTGAGGATCGGCGCCGTGGACAGGGAGGGGGCCGGCCCTTGCCGCGGCTTGGCGCTCCGCTACTCTGCCCCGCACGCTGCCAGGCTGCGATCCGTCCGGGATCGTGGCCTGGCCGGCGGGATCCGAAAGCCCGCCCGCCTTCCTCGAGAGTGCCGGTTCGATGTCGAACGCCCACCGCCTGCTCGTCGTCGACGACGATCCGACCCTGCGCGACACCCTGACCGAGCAGCTCGCCCTGTCGGACGCCTTCGAGGTGGTCACCGCCGAGACCGCGCGCGGGGCAATGGACCGGGTCGCCGCCGAGCGCGTCGACCTCGTGGTGATGGATGTCGGCCTGCCCGATCTCGACGGGCGCGAGGCGGTGCGGCAGATGCGCCAGGGCGGCTTTCGCGGCCCGGTGATCATGCTGACCGGCCAGACCTCGGATTCCGACACTGTGCAGGGGCTGGATGCCGGCGCCAACGACTACGTGACGAAGCCGTTCAAGTTCGCGGTGCTGCTCGCCCGCATCCGCGCCCAGCTGCGCCAGTACGAGGCGAGCGAGGACGCGGTGTTCCAGATCGGCCCCTACACGTTCCGGCCCGGCGCGAAGCTGCTCGTCGGCGAGCGCGGCTCGAAGCTGAAGCTCACCGAGAAGGAGACCGCGATCCTGCGCTTCCTGTACCGCGCCGGGCGGCAGGTGGTGGGGCGCGACACGCTGCTCGCCGAGGTGTGGGGCTACAACGCGCAGGTCACCACCCACACCCTCGAGACCCACATCTACCGCCTGCGCCAGAAGATCGAGCCGAATCCGGCGACCGCCTCGATCCTGGTGACGGAAGGTGGGGGGTACAAGCTGCTGCCGTAACGACCCGATCGGCGATCGGGCGCGTCCCCCCCCTCAGGCGATCATTCCCCGCGCCTCCACGGGAAGCGTGCCGACGACCGCCCCGTCCCGCACGGCCACCAGCTCGTCGACCATGTTGACGACGACGCAGACGTGGTTGGGCACCACTTCGACCAGGGTGCCGATGGCGGGCCGCTCGGTGCAGGACGCGAGATCGAGGAAGCCGTGCTCCTCCGCGAAGGTACTGACGCGGGCGCCCGGGTGGTCGGGCAGCAGCCCGAACCCGTCGAGGCCGCCGCCGGGATCGCTGGTGAGCGTCTTCGAGCCGGCATCCAGGATGCCGCGCTCAGGCCCGGCCCGGCTCACCACCCGGGAGAGCACCGCCAGCGCGCAATCTTCCAGGCCGGCGACGCCCGCCGCCATCATCATGCGGTCGTTGAAGATCACGGTGCCGGCCCGGTGCTCGGTGGCGCCGCGCACCTGCCCGAGCTCCGGCAGGTTCGGCGTGCCGCCGGTCGAGACGATGCGGGGCGTGAGGCCGTGCTCGGCGAGCCCCGCCCGCGCCGCGTCGAGGAAGGCTTGCGCGTCCGCCGCGGCGCCGGCCGGCGGATAGAGAAGCAGGCCCGCGAAGGCGAGGCCGGGGCGGCCGGCGATGTCGCGGGCGAGCGCCACCGCCTCGCCCGGGGTCTCGACGCCGGCGCGCTTGCGGCCGGTGTCGCATTCGACCACCACGTCGAGGGGGCGCTCGCCGGCGCGCGCGGCCTCGGGCAGCCCCGCCACCGTCACCGGGTTGTCGGCCGCGACCGTGATCCGGGCGGCGCTCTCGCGCAGGAGCCGGCCGAGGCGCCCGATCGCGTGCGGGCCGATCAGGTTGTAGCTCACCAGGATGTCGTCGATCCCCGCCCGGGCCATCACCTCGGCCTCGCCGATCTTCTGGCAGGTGACGCCGCGCGCCCCGGCCTCGATCTGCATCCGGGCGAGGACCGGGCTCTTGTGCGTCTTGATGTGCGGGCGGTTGGCGAGGCCGGCCGCGTCGCAGGCGGCCTGGAGCCGGGCGATGTTGCGCGCCACCCGGTCGAGGTCGATGACGACCGCCGGCGTGCCGTAGCGGCGGGCGATCTCCTCGCGCAACGCGGGGCTCAGCATCGCGGCGCCCCTCTGCAGGTCGTAGGCGGAGTCGTGTCGGCACGCATCGTCGTCCCTCCTGCGGCGCTTCACGGCCGGATCGTAACCGCAAACGGCGCCCGCCGCCCACCCGCAGGAAGGCGTTCTGCCATCCGCAGGGGCAACCCAATCTTAGACTTCTATCCCTAGACAGGGGGGATTGCTGGCACCGCGCAACGGAGCGTCGATGCATCCCGGATCCCGCAGGCGGCCGTCCACCGCGTCCCGCACGCTGGCGGGATCGATCGTCGTCGCCACCCTGGTGATCGGCGCCGCCTCCGGCCTGACCGTCATGCAGATGCGCCGCAGTGCCTGGGAGCAGATCGGCCGGGTGTCGCAGAACCTGCTGGAATCGGTCGAGCACATGGTCGACCGCAACATCGAGCTCTACGACCTGTCGCTCCAGGCCGTGGTCGCGGGCTTGCAGAACCCGGAGGTCGACGGCCTCGCGCCGGGCCTGCGCCAAGCCGTGCTGTTCGACCGTGCCGCCACCGCGAAGGGCCTCGGCGCCATCCTGGCCCTCGACGCGCAGGGGCAGGCCTTCGCCGATTCGACCGCCCCGGTGCCGCGCCGGCTGCGCTTCCCCGACGCGGATTTCTTCCGCATCCACAAGGACCGGGAGGATGCCGGTCTCTATATCGGCAAGCCGATCAAGACGATGCCGGACGGGCGCTGGGTGATCCCGCTCAGCCGCCGCCTGGCCTACGCGGACGGGACCTTCGCCGGTGCGGTCGTCGGGACGATCGACATCGGCTATTTCGACGCCCTGTTCAGTCGCCTCAGCCTCGGTCCCCGGATGCGCATCGCGTTCTTCCGCGAGAGCGGCGAGCTCCTGGTCCGCAGCCCGGTGCTGGAGGACGCGATCGGCAAGGATATGACGGCCGCGCCGCATTTCCCGCATTTCCTGGAGCACCGTTCGGGACAGTTCGTCGCGACCGGCTACACCGAGGCGGTCGAAGGCTTGTTCAGCTACGGCCGGATCGGCCATCACCCGCTCATCGCCGCCGTGGTTGTGCCGACGCAGGCCATCGCCGAGCTGTGGCGGCCCAAGGCGATGGTGATCGCCGCCCTGGTGGCCTTCCTGTGCGGCGGCATGATCGGGCTGACCCTCGTGCTCCAGCGCGAGCTCGAGCGGCGGGCCCGCGCCGAGGAGCGGGCGCTCGCGGCCAATCGCGATCTCGCCCGCCTCGCCCATACCGACGGGCTCACCGGCCTGCCGAACCGGCGCCATTTCGACGAAGCCTTCGCGCGCGCGCGCGAGGAGGCCGCAGGGACCGGGACGCCCCTGTCCCTCGTCCTCCTCGATGCCGACCGGTTCAAGCGCTACAACGACACGTACGGCCACCTCGCCGGGGACGAGGTGCTGCGCGCCATCGCCCGGGTGCTGCAGCGCCAGGTCCGGGAGCCGGAGACCGCCTGCCGGATCGGCGGCGAGGAATTCGCCGTGCTGCTGCCGGGCTCCACCGGCCCGGAGGCCGTCGCCCGGGCCGAGCGCATCCGCCAGGCGCTGGCCCGCCTGCACATCCCGCACGTCGCCAACGAGAGCGGCATCGTCACGCTGAGCCTCGGCGTCGCCGAGGGCGTCCCGGGCGAGGCCGGCGGGCAGATCTTCTCGGCCGCCGATGCGGCGCTGTACGAGGCCAAGCGACAGGGGCGCAACCGCGTGGCGGCGCGGTGCGGGAGCGGGGAGGGCGCGCGGGTCGCGTGAGAATGCGGCGCGCATCGCGGGCGACGGCGTCCCCCTTTGCCGTATTTTCTGCGACGAACCGGTGTCCACTGCGCCGGAAAATGCTCTAGAGCTTGACCGGGCCGCCCGGGCACCTGGCGCCGGCGCCGGAGGGGAGAGCGAGGCCGTTGGCGCTCGACGACGACATCGCGATTCTGGAAGCGGCGCCGCTGTTCGGCCTGATGAACCGGGACGCCCTGCGGCTGATCTCGTTCGCGGCCGAGCGCCGGCGGCTGGAGCCGGGCGCCGTGCTGTTCACCCGCGGCGAGACGGCCGAGGGCGGCTTCGTTGTGATCCGCGGCACCGTGGTGCTGGAGCCCCGTAATCCCCGCGGCGCCCCGGTCGAGGCCGGGCCTGCCGCGCTGATCGGCCAGGCCGCCCTGTTCTCTCCCCTGGAGCGGCCGACCACCGCGCGGGCCGGCAGCACCCCGGTCGAGGTCATGGTCGTGACCCAGGCGGTGATGCGCCGGATGCTCGAGGTGTTCCCGGACGCGGCCGCGGTGATCCACGACGCGCTCGCCGACGAGCTCGCCGCCCTGACCCGCGCCTTCGCCGACAGCCGCGCCGCCGACCCGACGTGACAGCACCGCAGGGGCTTTGGTAGAGGGGACGCCGAAACGCACTCCCGCCTGGACGCACCCCCATGTCGCACGCTGCCATGTCGCACGCCGATCTCGCCCGGACCATCGAAGCCGCCTGGGAGGACCGCGCGAGCGTCGGCGCCGACACGCGCGGGCCGGTGCGCGAGGCCGTCGAGGCCGCCCTGGCGCTCCTCGATTCCGGCGAGGCGCGGGTCGCCGAGAAGGCCGGCAACCAAGAC
Protein-coding regions in this window:
- a CDS encoding L,D-transpeptidase family protein, with protein sequence MKRITLPHLRVRSNPLDRRRGTLIAGPVLIPCALGKGGQTRAKREGDGASPRGTFRLRGGFYRPDRLGVRPATPLPLRRIRPQDGWCDEPRDRRYNRPIPLPAPGISAEKMWRDDGLYDLVIDLDYNRGPIRPGRGSAIFLHVARPGFRPTEGCVALRRPDLVRLLRRLGPGTRLTI
- a CDS encoding exonuclease domain-containing protein, translated to MPSPNPLPDPAPDWLGWLPPRLVAVDVETTGLAETDRVVSFGAMALATASLAAGAPEIACHHLIFDPGRASHPRAEAVHGYDDWLLRHQDPAGLYAGALADLLAGADLIVAHNAAFDLGFLNRELAAAGLPPIRPRVYCTMEAYRRRGEKGRAALDALCRRIGLARVGTRHGALEDAWLALRAYLWLQACPVAVARPDLAAPSNLRPVPPRPEGPLPPRA
- a CDS encoding response regulator transcription factor — translated: MSNAHRLLVVDDDPTLRDTLTEQLALSDAFEVVTAETARGAMDRVAAERVDLVVMDVGLPDLDGREAVRQMRQGGFRGPVIMLTGQTSDSDTVQGLDAGANDYVTKPFKFAVLLARIRAQLRQYEASEDAVFQIGPYTFRPGAKLLVGERGSKLKLTEKETAILRFLYRAGRQVVGRDTLLAEVWGYNAQVTTHTLETHIYRLRQKIEPNPATASILVTEGGGYKLLP
- a CDS encoding alanine racemase, with the translated sequence MSPALREEIARRYGTPAVVIDLDRVARNIARLQAACDAAGLANRPHIKTHKSPVLARMQIEAGARGVTCQKIGEAEVMARAGIDDILVSYNLIGPHAIGRLGRLLRESAARITVAADNPVTVAGLPEAARAGERPLDVVVECDTGRKRAGVETPGEAVALARDIAGRPGLAFAGLLLYPPAGAAADAQAFLDAARAGLAEHGLTPRIVSTGGTPNLPELGQVRGATEHRAGTVIFNDRMMMAAGVAGLEDCALAVLSRVVSRAGPERGILDAGSKTLTSDPGGGLDGFGLLPDHPGARVSTFAEEHGFLDLASCTERPAIGTLVEVVPNHVCVVVNMVDELVAVRDGAVVGTLPVEARGMIA
- a CDS encoding sensor domain-containing diguanylate cyclase, whose amino-acid sequence is MHPGSRRRPSTASRTLAGSIVVATLVIGAASGLTVMQMRRSAWEQIGRVSQNLLESVEHMVDRNIELYDLSLQAVVAGLQNPEVDGLAPGLRQAVLFDRAATAKGLGAILALDAQGQAFADSTAPVPRRLRFPDADFFRIHKDREDAGLYIGKPIKTMPDGRWVIPLSRRLAYADGTFAGAVVGTIDIGYFDALFSRLSLGPRMRIAFFRESGELLVRSPVLEDAIGKDMTAAPHFPHFLEHRSGQFVATGYTEAVEGLFSYGRIGHHPLIAAVVVPTQAIAELWRPKAMVIAALVAFLCGGMIGLTLVLQRELERRARAEERALAANRDLARLAHTDGLTGLPNRRHFDEAFARAREEAAGTGTPLSLVLLDADRFKRYNDTYGHLAGDEVLRAIARVLQRQVREPETACRIGGEEFAVLLPGSTGPEAVARAERIRQALARLHIPHVANESGIVTLSLGVAEGVPGEAGGQIFSAADAALYEAKRQGRNRVAARCGSGEGARVA
- a CDS encoding Crp/Fnr family transcriptional regulator, which translates into the protein MALDDDIAILEAAPLFGLMNRDALRLISFAAERRRLEPGAVLFTRGETAEGGFVVIRGTVVLEPRNPRGAPVEAGPAALIGQAALFSPLERPTTARAGSTPVEVMVVTQAVMRRMLEVFPDAAAVIHDALADELAALTRAFADSRAADPT